One part of the Musa acuminata AAA Group cultivar baxijiao chromosome BXJ1-5, Cavendish_Baxijiao_AAA, whole genome shotgun sequence genome encodes these proteins:
- the LOC135673171 gene encoding ras-related protein RABA5a-like, which produces MEYSGNEEQGQDYLFKIVLIGDSAVGKSNLLARFARNQFFPNSKSTIGVEFQTKTMDIDGKEVKAQIWDTAGQERFKAVTSAYYRGAVGALLVYDVSRHQTFDSVGRWLQELHMHSDMNVVTILVGNKTDLKDAREVSTAEGKTLAEAQGLFFMETSALDSSNVAAAFQTVVEEIYHAVSRKVFLSQEQQKHEMPSLTNGKTVVLQGDTKDASGGTREFWCCSS; this is translated from the exons GGACTATCtgttcaaaattgttctgatCGGTGACTCTGCTGTTGGAAAGTCGAATTTGCTAGCTAGATTCGCCCGGAATCAGTTCTTCCCAAACTCCAAGTCGACCATAGGGGTCGAATTCCAAACCAAAACGATGGACATTGATGGGAAGGAAGTCAAAGCTCAGATATGGGATACTGCCGGTCAGGAGCGCTTCAAGGCTGTTACATCTGCATACTATCGGGGAGCCGTCGGAGCTCTTCTGGTGTACGATGTGAGCAGGCATCAGACATTTGATAGCGTTGGCCGATGGTTACAAGAACTACACA TGCACTCAGACATGAATGTCGTGACCATTCTGGTGGGCAACAAGACTGATCTCAAGGATGCAAGGGAGGTTAGTACCGCAGAGGGCAAGACCCTAGCTGAGGCTCAAGGCCTTTTCTTCATGGAAACCTCTGCACTGGACTCCTCCAATGTTGCAGCAGCATTTCAGACTGTAGTGGAGGAGATCTACCACGCAGTGAGCAGGAAGGTCTTCCTATCTCAGGAGCAACAGAAGCATGAGATGCCTTCACTCACGAATGGAAAGACTGTAGTTCTACAGGGGGATACCAAAGATGCAAGCGGTGGAACCAGGGAATTCTGGTGCTGTTCATCCTGA
- the LOC135673168 gene encoding ABC transporter G family member 39-like — protein MDSNYRLGSIGGSMRGSIRRSVSSWRTSSADVFGRSGRDEDDEEALKWAALEKLPTYDRMRKGIMTGEAGDKQEVDIQDLGMQDRKKLLERLVRTAEEDNERFLLKLRNRMERVGIDNPTIEVRFEHLTVDAEAYVGNRGVPTFFNFFYNKIADVLSYLHMVPSGKRPLSILHDISGIIRPCRMTLLLGPPGSGKTTLLLALAGKLDSTLKESGRLTYNGHDMDEFVPQRTSAYIGQHDLHIGEMTVRETLNFSARCQGVGTRYDMLTELSRREKEANIKPDPDIDVYMKAISVEGQESVITDYILKILGLEICADTMVGDAMIRGISGGQKKRVTTGEMLVGPAKALFMDEISTGLDSSTTYQIVNSLRQSVHILGGTALIALLQPAPETYDLFDDIILLSEGQIVYQGPRENVLEFFEKMGFRCPERKGVADFLQEVTSRKDQHQYWSIEDEPYRYVSVNEFAEAFQTFHVGRKLGEELSVPFDRKRNHPAALTTTKYGISKTELLKASISREWLLMKRNSFVYIFKVVQLIILGTIAMTVFLRTKMPRKSVEDGVIFLGAMFLGLVTHLFNGFAELAMSIAKLPIFYKQRDLLFYPSWAYALPTWILKIPISFLECAVWIGMTYYVIGFDPNIERFFRHYLLLVLISQMASGLFRLLAAVGREMVVADTFGSFAQLVLLVLGGFLISRDHIKKWWIWGYWSSPLMYAQNAIAVNEFLGHSWQKVNLTESPDTLGVQILHARGIFVDSNWYWIGAAGLLGYIFLFNILFVFFLDWLDPLGKGQAVISEEELKEKQANRTGERVEMLPAAAKGRDGGRATRNESSTENRKKGMVLPFAPLSITFDDIQYSVDMPQEMKDKGIEEDRLVLLKGVSGAFRPGVLTALMGVSGAGKTTLMDVLAGRKTGGYIDGNICISGYPKKQETFARISGYCEQNDIHSPHVTVYESLLYSAWLRLPPEVDAETRKMFIEEVMELVELTSLRGALVGLPGVNGLSTEQRKRLTIAVELVANPSIIFMDEPTSGLDARAAAIVMRTVRNTVDTGRTVVCTIHQPSIDIFEAFDELFLMKRGGEEIYVGPLGRNSCHLINYFEGVEGVRKIKDGYNPATWMLEVTTLAQEEMLGVDFAEIYKNSDLHRRNKALIGELSAPPPGSKDLFFPTQYSQSFLTQCMACLWKQHKSYWRNPSYTATRIFFTTVIALIFGTIFWKLGQKVTTKQDLLNSLGSMYAAVLFIGIQNGQTVQPIVDVERTVFYREKAAGMYSALPYAFAQVLIEIPHIFLQTVLYGLIVYSMIGFEWTMEKFFWYLFFMFFTFMYFTFYGMMAVAMTPNSDIAAIVSTAFYAIWNIFAGFLIPRPRIPVWWRWYSWACPVAWTLYGLVASQFGDNQTTMEGGESVEEYVRRFFGFRHDFLGVVAVAVVGFTVLFAFVFAFSIKVFNFQRR, from the exons ATGGATAGCAACTACAGGTTGGGAAGCATCGGGGGGAGCATGAGAGGGAGCATACGGCGGTCGGTCTCCTCGTGGCGAACTTCTTCTGCCGACGtcttcgggaggtcgggtcgggacGAAGATGACGAGGAGGCCTTGAAGTGGGCGGCGCTCGAGAAGCTGCCCACCTACGACCGCATGAGGAAGGGGATCATGACAGGAGAAGCCGGAGACAAGCAGGAAGTGGACATTCAGGATCTTGGCATGCAGGACCGGAAGAAATTGCTGGAGAGGTTAGTGAGGACCGCCGAGGAGGACAACGAGAGGTTTCTTCTCAAGCTTCGGAATCGAATGGAGAG AGTTGGCATCGACAACCCAACGATCGAGGTCAGGTTCGAGCATCTCACTGTTGATGCAGAAGCCTACGTGGGGAACCGTGGCGTTCCAACCTTcttcaacttcttctacaacaaGATCGCG GATGTGCTGAGTTACCTTCATATGGTTCCAAGCGGAAAGAGGCCGCTATCGATCCTTCACGACATCAGTGGGATCATTAGACCTTGCAG AATGACTCTGCTCTTAGGACCCCCGGGCTCTGGGAAGACTACCCTGTTGTTAGCTCTGGCAGGAAAGCTTGATTCAACTCTGAAG GAATCTGGAAGACTGACTTACAATGGTCATGACATGGATGAGTTTGTGCCTCAGAGGACCTCAGCTTATATCGGGCAGCATGATCTTCACATAGGGGAGATGACGGTGAGAGAGACTTTGAATTTCTCTGCGAGATGCCAGGGAGTCGGAACTCGCTATG ACATGTTGACAGAGCTGTCGAGAAGAGAAAAGGAAGCAAACATCAAGCCAGATCCTGACATAGATGTCTACATGAAG GCTATATCCGTTGAAGGCCAGGAGAGTGTGATCACAGATTATATTCTCAAG ATCCTGGGTCTGGAAATATGCGCCGATACGATGGTAGGAGATGCAATGATAAGGGGGATTTCTGGTGGACAGAAGAAGCGCGTGACGACAG GTGAGATGCTTGTTGGACCGGCCAAGGCGCTTTTCATGGATGAGATCTCCACTGGTCTCGACAGCTCCACCACCTACCAGATCGTCAACTCCCTGCGCCAATCCGTTCACATCCTCGGAGGAACTGCCCTCATTGCATTGCTTCAGCCAGCTCCCGAGACGTACGACCTGTTCGACGACATCATTCTCCTGTCCGAGGGGCAAATCGTCTACCAGGGTCCGCGCGAGAATGTCCTCGAGTTCTTCGAAAAGATGGGTTTCAGGTGTCCCGAAAGGAAAGGTGTTGCAGACTTCTTGCAGGAA GTCACCTCAAGAAAGGATCAGCACCAGTACTGGTCAATCGAAGACGAGCCTTATAGGTACGTTTCAGTCAACGAGTTCGCAGAAGCGTTTCAGACGTTCCATGTCGGCCGCAAGCTCGGGGAAGAGCTCAGCGTGCCGTTCGATAGGAAACGAAACCACCCTGCCGCGCTGACCACCACAAAGTACGGGATTAGCAAGACGGAGCTGCTCAAAGCTTCCATTTCGAGGGAGTGGCTGCTGATGAAGCGCAACTCCTTCGTTTACATCTTCAAAGTGGTGCAG CTTATAATTCTTGGAACGATCGCGATGACGGTCTTCCTCCGCACGAAGATGCCTCGTAAATCGGTGGAGGATGGAGTTATCTTCTTAGGAGCCATGTTTCTGGGGCTGGTTACGCATCTGTTCAATGGGTTTGCTGAGCTTGCCATGAGCATCGCAAAGCTTCCCATATTCTACAAGCAGAGGGACCTCCTCTTCTACCCTTCATGGGCCTATGCGCTGCCGACATGGATTCTGAAGATCCCCATCTCCTTTCTGGAGTGTGCGGTGTGGATTGGCATGACGTACTATGTCATCGGTTTCGATCCAAACATCGAAAG GTTCTTCAGACATTATCTGCTGCTGGTCTTAATCAGTCAGATGGCATCTGGACTCTTTCGGCTCCTTGCTGCTGTCGGGAGGGAGATGGTGGTTGCAGACACTTTTGGATCCTTTGCACAGCTTGTTCTTTTAGTTCTCGGCGGATTCCTAATATCTCGAG ATCATATCAAGAAATGGTGGATTTGGGGCTACTGGTCATCTCCTCTTATGTATGCTCAGAATGCCATCGCAGTGAACGAATTCCTTGGCCACAGCTGGCAAAAG GTTAATTTAACGGAGAGTCCTGACACATTGGGAGTCCAAATCCTCCACGCTCGTGGAATCTTTGTCGATTCGAACTGGTACTGGATTGGTGCGGCTGGActgcttggatacatcttcttgttCAACATCCTCTTCGTTTTCTTTCTCGACTGGCTTGATC CATTAGGAAAAGGTCAGGCAGTCATCTCTGAGGAGGAGCTGAAGGAGAAACAGGCAAACAGGACTGGCGAGCGTGTTGAGATGTTGCCTGCAGCCGCCAAAG GGAGAGATGGTGGAAGGGCCACAAGAAATGAATCGTCCACAGAGAACCGGAAAAAGGGGATGGTGCTTCCTTTTGCTCCTCTTTCGATCACCTTCGACGACATCCAATACTCCGTCGACATGCCACAG GAAATGAAAGACAAAGGCATCGAAGAGGATCGGCTAGTGCTACTGAAGGGTGTCAGTGGAGCTTTCAGGCCAGGAGTTCTCACAGCCCTGATGGGTGTAAGTGGAGCAGGAAAAACCACCCTAATGGACGTGCTTGCCGGCAGGAAGACCGGTGGATACATAGATGGAAACATCTGCATATCTGGCTATCCTAAGAAACAAGAAACATTTGCTCGAATCTCTGGCTACTGTGAACAGAATGACATCCACTCTCCCCATGTTACAGTCTATGAATCTCTCCTCTACTCCGCATGGCTTCGATTACCTCCTGAAGTAGACGCTGAAACAAGAAAA ATGTTCATCGAGGAGGTCATGGAGCTGGTAGAGCTGACATCGCTGCGGGGGGCGCTGGTAGGACTGCCCGGCGTCAATGGTCTGTCGACGGAGCAGCGCAAGAGGCTCACCATTGCTGTCGAGCTTGTTGCCAACCCCTCGATCATCTTCATGGATGAGCCGACTTCTGGGCTGGACGCCAGGGCTGCCGCCATTGTTATGAGAACAGTGAGGAACACAGTGGATACAGGGAGGACCGTGGTGTGCACCATCCACCAGCCCAGCATCGACATCTTCGAAGCTTTCGATGAG CTCTTCTTGATGAAACGAGGAGGGGAAGAAATATATGTTGGTCCCTTGGGGCGCAATTCATGTCATTTGATCAACTACTTCGAG GGAGTTGAAGGGGTTCGAAAGATCAAAGATGGCTACAATCCTGCAACATGGATGTTGGAGGTGACCACTTTGGCCCAGGAAGAAATGCTAGGCGTTGACTTCGCTGAGATCTATAAGAACTCTGACTTGCACAG GCGAAACAAAGCTTTGATCGGCGAACTAAGTGCTCCTCCTCCTGGTTCAAAAGACCTGTTCTTTCCCACCCAGTACTCGCAATCCTTCCTCACACAATGCATGGCTTGCTTGTGGAAGCAGCACAAGTCATACTGGCGAAATCCATCTTACACTGCCACCAGAATTTTCTTCACCACTGTCATCGCCTTGATATTTGGAACAATCTTCTGGAAACTCGGACAGAAAGT GACGACGAAGCAGGACCTGTTGAACTCCTTGGGCTCCATGTACGCTGCAGTCCTCTTCATCGGGATACAGAATGGCCAAACTGTGCAACCGATCGTCGACGTAGAGCGAACCGTCTTCTACAGAGAGAAGGCTGCAGGGATGTACTCTGCTCTTCCTTATGCATTTGCGCAG GTTTTGATTGAGATCCCGCACATCTTCCTCCAGACTGTGTTATACGGACTCATCGTCTACAGTATGATTGGTTTTGAGTGGACAATGGAGAAGTTCTTCTGGTACCTCTTCTTCATGTTCTTCACCTTCATGTACTTCACGTTCTACGGGATGATGGCGGTGGCCATGACGCCGAACAGCGACATCGCCGCCATCGTCTCCACCGCATTCTACGCGATCTGGAACATATTCGCCGGCTTTCTCATTCCTCGGCCT AGGATCCCTGTGTGGTGGAGATGGTACTCGTGGGCTTGCCCGGTGGCGTGGACGCTGTATGGGCTCGTTGCCTCACAGTTCGGCGACAACCAAACTACAATGGAGGGTGGTGAGTCGGTGGAGGAATACGTCAGGCGATTCTTCGGGTTCCGGCATGACTTCCTGGGCGTCGTGGCTGTTGCAGTGGTCGGCTTCACCGTGCTCTTTGCTTTCGTCTTCGCCTTCTCGATCAAGGTGTTCAACTTCCAGAGAAGATGA
- the LOC135673170 gene encoding uncharacterized protein LOC135673170, whose protein sequence is MVGGGSKRDDGALKISSTNVFAALETLKKKKKKKKSDTEAKGKGSSKNQTKESEQQRQVFWAPTPLTAKSWADVDDDDDYYATTAPPQSVWGSTEQRQNREATAVVEEESEGEDDGLDEGDDSDVEEEPEHEDEVPVATEPVIGKPVPAPVTTKDTDRQLSKKELKKKEMAELNAVLAELGISVEDSNSVQDETNDGDKKENAPAPAPSESKSSKKKKAKKDKSSKDTREPQEQPSDRDRNTEPEEEDASAVDVKEKIKKVASTKKKKLNKEMDAAARAAAVEAAARSAKLAAAKKKEKNHYYQQPAR, encoded by the exons ATGGTAGGAGGTGGAAGCAAGAGGGACGATGGAGCCTTGAAGATTAGCAGCACCAACGTCTTCGCCGCGCTAGAGAcgcttaagaagaagaagaagaagaagaaatcggaCACGGAAGCCAAGGGCAAGGGATCGTCCAAGAACCAGACCAAGGAGTCggagcagcagcggcaggtgTTCTGGGCGCCGACGCCGCTGACTGCGAAGTCCTGGGCCGATGTGGACGATGACGACGATTACTACGCCACCACGGCCCCGCCACAATCTGTCTGGGGTTCGACGGAGCAACGGCAGAACAGGGAAGCCACAGCCGTGGTTGAGGAG gaAAGCGAAGGTGAAGATGATGGCCTTGACGAGGGTGATGATTCTGATGTAGAGGAGGAGCCTGAACATGAAGATGAGGTTCCTGTCGCAACCGAACCTGTCATCGGGAAGCCTGTTCCTGCTCCGGTAACGACCAAAGATACAGATCgacaactatcaaaaaaggagttGAAGAAAAAAGAAATGGCGGAACTAAATGCAGTTCTGGCTGAGCTGGGTATCTCAGTCGAAGATAGTAATTCTGTGCAAGATGAAACAAATG ATGgagataaaaaggaaaatgcaccTGCACCTGCGCCATCAGAAAGCAAAAGTTCCAAGAAAAAGAAGGCAAAGAAAGATAAATCATCCAAGGACACCAGAGAACCACAGGAACAGCCTTCCGATCGGGATCGGAACACCGAACCCGAAGAGGAAGATGCATCTGCGGTTGATGTCAAGGAGAAAATAAAGAAGGTAGCTTCGACGAAAAAGAAGAAATTAAATAAAGAGATGGATGCAGCCGCAAGAGCTGCAGCTGTCGAAGCTGCTGCAAGGAGTGCCAAGCTTGCTGCcgccaagaagaaagaaaagaaccacTATTATCAACAACCCGCGCGGTAA